TTGCAGATTCTTGATCTTAGCATGAACTACAATCTAGTAGTGAAGAGCCTTGAGTGGCTTCCTCGTCTTCCTTTTTTACTTGACCTTGACCTTTCTGGGGTTCATATTGAAACAGTCAATTGGTTACAACAAATAACTAAGTCCCCTTCTCTAGAAcaattgaatttgaaaggttgcAACGTCCCCGAGCCAATCATATCAATATCTCATCTCTCATCCAATGTCTCTTCTCGTTTGCTTTCCAGCCTCAACCTTGCTGATACTGGGCTTTCCTCTTCTGCATTTCGGTGGTTGTTCAACTTGAGTACAAGATTTACTTCCATAGATCTCTCTTCTAACCATTTAGCAGGTCGCATCCCTGAAGCCTTTGGGTATATGCAACATCTTGAGTTCATTGACCTTGCTACAAATATTCTAGAAGGTGGATTGCCCAAATCTTTTGGCAACTTGAGTCACTTAAGAGCCCTTGATTTATCAACTAATAACTTGAACCAACCACTTCCTGAATTATTTCTGAGCTTATCTGGTAAAGCAGAAAAATCACTTGAAGAATTGCATTTATCTAACAATCATCTTAGTGGTTCATTGCTTGACATCACCAGATTTTCATCTTTAAAAAGTTTGTACCTGCAAGAGAATCAACTGAATGGATCTTTCCTAGAAAGCTATGGGCAGACTTCCAAGATCGAATTCCTCGATTTATCTAACAATCAAATAACAGGACCTTTGCCAAACTTAACAGCATTTTCAGCAATGAGAGAGTTACATTTGAATAATAACCAATTCAAAGGGAGGTTACCCCAAAGTATAGGACAACTTTCAAAGCTTGAGATGTTGAGGGTCGAATCAAATTTCATGGAAGGTCCAATCACAGAGTCACATCTTTCAAACCTTTCCAGCTTAAGAGTGTTGGACTTGTCATATAACTCCTTCTCTTTTCAGTTGGGACTTAATTGGCTTCCTCCTTTTCAATTAGATGTTATAAGTCTCTCCCATTGTAAAATGGGGCCTCATTTCCCACAGTGGCTACGAACTCAAAAGAATTACTCACATCTTGATATCTCTTTCGCTGGTATATCAGGGGTAGCACCTAACTGGTTTTGGGATCTTTCTCCTGAAATGATGCACTTTAGTATTTCCAATAACCAAATAAGTGGAGAGGTCCCTGATTTAGCTTCCAAGTTTGTAGAGGAAACTAATTACCCGACAATGGATTTTAGTTCGAATAATTTCTCAGGTTTAGTGCCATCATTCTCATCCAACTTGGAATCATTGAACCTTTCCAAAAACAAGTTTGTCGGATCAATTTCTTTCCTGTGCAAAATAGCCAACGCTTTGTTCCGCACCATTGATCTCTCAAATAACCTACTTTCAGGAGAACTTCACaattgtttgatgggatttgaagAACTAGCCATTCTTAATTTAGCTAACAACAATCTATATGGTAAAATTCCCAGTTCCATTGGTTCTTTGTCGGATATCCAATCTCTACAGTTGCGGAACAACAATTTTACTGGTGATCTGCCTACCTCTTTGAAAAACTGCGCAATATTGCAAATCTTGGACGTAGGAGGAAATAAGCTAAGTGGAGAAATACCATTATGGATTGGCTCACACTTAACATTCTTGGTTGTCTTAAGTTTGAGACTCAACAAGTTCAATGGAAGCATACCTCAAAATCTGTGTCATCTGAATAAAACCCATATTTTGGATCTTTCTCAGAACAGCTTATCAGGAGAAATCCCCCGGTGTCTCAACAATATCACATCTTTGCTTCAGAATAATAATAGTTCAAACCCAAGCATGCTTTTTGAATTAGGCGGAGACAGTTACAATGGCTATTCTTATCTTGAAGAATACTTGGGGGATGCATTAGTTCAATGGAAAAGCAGTGAATCTGTGTACAATAAGACACTCGGGTTGTTGAAGATCATCGATTTTTCTAATAACGAGTTAGCTGGAAATGTTCCTGAAGAAATCGCGCAACTGGATGGAGTGCTTTCACTAAACCTCTCCAGAAATAATTTAACAGGAAATGTAATACAAGGAATTGGGAAGATGGAAAAGTTAGAGTCCCTTGATTTGTCTAGAAATCAACTCACTGGTCGAATTCCGACAAGTCTTGCTCAACTACATTTCCTAAGTGTCTTAGACTTGTCGAGTAACAACTTGTCGGGGAAAATTCCGTCAAGCACTCAATTGCAGAGTTTTGATCCCTCATCATATGAAGGAAACAATGAACTTTGTGGCCTACCACTTGCAGAATGTCCTGAAGATAGAGATATTCAAAGCCCTTTTGTTGATCATAGCAAAATCAACAATCTTGATAAAGATGACAAGATTCTGTCATTTGGGTTTTATGTATGTGTGGCAAGTGGCTTCATTCTTGGATTTTGGGGAGTAATATTCACTTTAGTCCTCAAGCAATCATTTAGAGATGCTTACTTTCAGAAGTTGACCAATGTCGCAAACTGGATCTTTGTGACAACAATAATGTCTCTACACAGATTGAAGATGCTGTGGAGCTAGCGAACAACAAGGTTCTCTTTCTTAGGCTTCTTTCTTTAATATATCACTAAACTTTTATATCAATACCAGtcaattttgtttaattattgatTAGATTCTCTCCTCAAACATTTACAGGTTTTGTTGCAGCTGATCAGTTGTTCTTCAGGCCAAGGTCCTTTGCATCAGATTATAAGCATATATTGAGTGTCTTTTCTTTATTAGTTATCTTTAGCCTCTCTACTAGTCTAGCTTCTTTCATAACAGAACAACATTTCTGTCAAGTTACCAATGGTTGTATGTATTTTCTCAAATATTACGTTATTACTAATCACTTTGGAAATTTAATAGAAAATCTTTTGTTCACAATGTGTTTTGAGAGCAAGTATATACATTCATACTTTCTGTTCTATTTATGCAACAGTAGAGTCATGAAGCAAGACAGAACAAATCTTTATGTACAATTTGTACAGTTCAATGATACACAAGAAAATTTTAGATGGCAAAAACATCCCTGCAACCAGAATTGCTCAAAAAAGCAGAAAAAATCAGCTGGAAAAGATTTCAGCATATTACTTAAGGACTCTCAAACACTAAGCTCAAATTTCCGCATTGCTACTTTCTACATGAGATGCATACAACAACTCAGAAACTTACATCATTTTGGTGTCTTAcagtttggccaagcttctaaaatcggCTTATTTTGAAAAGCGCTttccaaaaaaatacttttggtgaTGAACAGTTTGTGTTTgtctaattaatttgaaaaacacttttgaacaaCAATTAGTGTTTCGCTAACCTTTTAAAACGTACTTCTAaactagcgtttggccatagattcccaaatttattttgaaaaatctgattggggtgaagtttggtttgaagatgaaaatgtgtttggacataagttttcaaaacatatttcactttttttttgaaaaaatataaaaatgacttatacccacaagttctaaaaactatcacaaataccttTCAGTAcctttatcaataacattcattatattatcgcaaaccatagtcctgaacataaataaatttggtacaaaattattatttttataatgaactacataatacactatcagatgactgAGAAGACGAAACAACATTGGggcaaaataataaatggtgggctcatttataaaatacaaaagtttggggcaatttttaaaaaatgtaatagtgatattttgggccattttgagcttgttttgggaatttgggttttgggaatttgccaaaatgtagataaaatctatgaccaaacatgtattttgccaaaaaaacccaaatatattttggcaaaatctatggccaaacgggtcgtattttctcaaaagtgcttttagTGAGAAGCTATTTTTTCATGCTTCTTAAAAAACTTCTTTTGCTTCTAATCAAACACTTCTTTTCCTTCAAAAAGCTTGGCAAACACCTTTAACtttggaaagaaaaaagaaaacaccTTTGacacaaaaaagaagaagcacTTTTGACCCAAAATTATTACTTTTGTtcaaaaaaagcttggccaaacatgctaaaGAGTGGTTAATAAGCCAATCAATAATGGTATCTATATTTACAAGACTCTGTGCAGGAGATCATATGGCAAGGGTCCAAGTAGTTAACATTTACTCGAACTGAACCAGTTCAAGAACTTTTCCAAGCATTCTTCATTAAGTTTTCTTACTTTTTAAAAGTACTAATACTTCATAATTTAACACCGAATTAGGATTTAAATATCTAAATTATACCTCAAAACTTTTGAGCAATTGACAACTAAAGTCAACctaaaaattgattttttttaactCACATACTAAAAAgtcttcatttattttaaaataaagaaaataattttctatgCCGCTTACAGATGTAATAAGCAAAACGTAGTCTTGAACATTTTTGTACACATTGGATTATGATTCAACATCATCTAAGAATTTCTATAATCAATTTCAACAAACATTCTAAGATTAAAGTTTTCTCTCTTATACTCTTGTCTCATGCAAACCAAATAGGAGCAAGAAACAACccaaaaaaagataaagaaaaattaGACCTTTCCTTTTCCTGCCCAAATTTGGATTCTTTGCTAAGTTTATTATCACAACATCATCAAAACCTGACAAGCTAACAGTTTTTTTGCTAACTACTAAGTACGTAAATATTACCAATAGATTCTGTCCTTTTCTCAGTTGGCGAAGTTTCCTATTGTTTCTTTTCCCTTTGTCACCTCCTGCTCAAGAACTCAACTGCAACTACAAAAAATTCCTTTAAACTGTCCACAATATAATCAAAGTTGGCTTCTTTTAGCAATTCAGAATATGGGTCTTTGGGATTCTTTCCTCAACTGGCTTAGAAGGTATTTTAATttgccttttattttcttttttgttattaAAGAAACCCCTTATTAAGTTCTCTTGTTTACTTGATAATTTCTAAAAACAATTGAATTGTATTGAGTTTTATGTGAAGGGTTTTACTTGATTTTAAGGGTGTTTTGGTAGTTATTGTTCGGAGGCGGAGCCCGGTATTTTAACATTATGAGTTCTGAATTTTAGAACGACAATTTTAAGAGCTACtaactgggttctaaattaaatatttatatatatttaatgaatttcttaatacaaatacaCTGTTTGCGCAAAAATTAGTTAGGTTAGGCTTCTAGTTCCGCACTGTTATTGTTTATAGGCTCAATAATGTGCTTATGCATGTAATTACTGGTTACCGAGGAGAAACAGAGGAAGGAAACACTAACTTCACTAAATAACACATGCTTAATCctatgtttttttattattttaaaaatagtgcCCCACggctttggtctagtggtaagtGCGCAACATGTGATGTCTGGGTTAGACGCACGTTACCGGCTGGAACCTTATAAGAGAcaaaagtctggtatttaagtggagaagagtAAAGGGGATTTCTCGGTATGGAAATCAAGAACTAAAAAGTAGAAATTAGAATTGATTGGTCTTCCCTTTTTCTTTGTCTAAACTGATTACGGGCATTGAGAATTTGGAGATGAACAAGGATTTTAGGCTGCTAACGAATATAAGTTGATGGTAGTCTTTTGTTACCCTATTTTTTATGGTAATATTCTTTGTTTATCTTAATTTTTACACGATAAAGATCAAAACTTTTCGTGAAATTTTGCAAATACTCAAGATTGAAATTGAATAGGCTGTCCATGCATAAACTGGAACAATATGTTCAGGCTGTTTTCTTTTTGGGACACTTCTCTTTTTGGCCAGTTGATACTTCACCGTAATGAAGTGATGAAAAATGTCGGGTTCGAGCATTAGCACTTATAAATACTATCAACAGCACTTACTATTTTCAGATTGTGATGCTTTTACATCATTATAATGCTTAATCGGGTTGATGCAGAAAACTATTTTGTATTATTTCTTTAATCCTTACAAATTGGATTGTAAGTTTATTACACTTGGTTTTGGCTCAGCACAACCACATTCTATGCTCTTGGTGCTTCTATTTCGAAATTGACAAGCAGCCACTAATGTTTACATTAAGGTAGACTGTCTGCATCACACCCCATGAGTATGACCCTGTCCCGGACCTGCGTGAACCCGGGATACCTTATGCACCGGACTGCCTTTTTTTAGTCAATCTTTCTTGAAAGGAATACTCAATGGTGGTAATTCTGAGTAAAAGttgaaagattgtgattgaagaaGTCGAACATAGTTAGCAGGTGGAGATTTTTTGCAATTTCTATACAAAGAATAGTAGGAACAATGAGAATTCACATGTATCTTATAATCTATTAAAGAATTAGACTAAGTATAGCAATTTCAAAGGCATGAAGATGTAGAGGAAACCTTGGGATTTTGTTCTTTGCTGGTTTCTCTCTACAATGATCTGGAGCATCTCCTATGAAATGCATGACTTTGGTTTGTAATATTCCAGCAGAAACTATGGTAATTAGATAGCGGAGGAATTTTTGCCATCCACAGCCAGATTTTAGCACCTAGTTAGAACTATAATTAAATAGGTCTTCGTATCGGTTGAGAATTAGCTTTATTCCAAGTCCTTGTTAATAGTCAAGAATAGAAGCATTTGACGTCTTCTCGGATGTTTTACTCTTAAGGTGATGTTTGCCTCTGACTTGCCTTGTGAGCATTGTGATTATCCATTGTCCTTCAGTTCAGTTCCCTTAGAGCTAGTTATTCTTTGTGTAAAGCCATTCGCGTGGGTGGCGAGTTGCGGGCCGGAGCTAGCGATTTCGGTTACGGGATCGGTCCAAACCTTATATTTatctttaaaatttattaaatatgagtaaaatattaatttaaaatccaATAATTTAAAAGAACTAGAATCgtgaacccataaacttcaaatcataGATCCGTAGTACATGCAACTAATTACAACAGCTATGCTAGTTTCAGCCAGCTGTTGCAGATCCAAGGAATTGTCATGAGAACGCAACGATCATCAACGAGATCACTGACTGCGTCTTGCTAGTTAGCTCAGAAATGCTAATTAAACCCAGAGGACCAAATCATAAGTTTCTTTCTTAATATTAATGAAAAGAGAACTGAATCATAGAACCAAATCATAAGTTCATGTTGTTGAAAGAACTTTTTCTCTTACATATTTGCATTATGTGATGAGGAATGACACTATTGATGCCACTGCTTCTGATTTGCATTCTGCTAATAAAGAAAAAGGACAAGTTCTTAATCTGCTTTCTTGTTCAGCTTTTTCTTTAAACAGGAAATGGAACTTTCCCTTGTAGGCCTTCAAAATGCAGGGAAGACATCTCTCGTCAATGTCATCGCCGTAAGGACCTTAGCCTTTCTTTCTTACCTTATCTTTCCCTTGTTCATTTCTTACTATACTATTTTCTCACATTAATATGTTGATCTTAATCAGACTGGCGGCTACAGCGAGGACATGATCCCAACGGTAGGTATCTTGTTCTCATTGAATCTGATTAACAATCCTGCCTTCTTGTAATTAGTTGCTTATGTGAGTTTCTTAAAATCAGGTTGGGTTTAATATGCGTAAAGTTACAAAAGGAAATGTGACTATTAAACTCTGGGACCTTGGAGGCCAAAGGAGATTTCGTACGATGTGGGAACGCTATTGTCGGGGTGTTTCTGCAATACTGTAATTCCTACATCTTCCTCTCTTCCCTTATTTGTCTTCTCATGTGTTGTTCTCATGTCACAATGTGCTTTTGAAATTCATTTGCTTCCACTTCTGACCGAGTTTCTTTAACGAGTAAAACTGCTTCCCAGCTTTATGCGTATGATAGACGTGTGTAAGAAGAGAGCAtaagtcaaacctctctataacagcctcaTTTGTTTCGAGATTTTTTTACTGCTACAGTGAAGCACTGTTATagaggacatatattataacataacatagtAATCAGTTTCGAgaaaaacttggcttttatagtgaatgactgttatatagGATGATGTTATTTAGAGGTGTGACTATTTCTCTCTGTGATTTAGGTATGTTGTAGACGCTGCTGATAGAGATAGTATTCCTATATCTCGAACAGAACTACATGAGCTTTTCAAAAAACCTTCTTTAAACGGAATTCCCTTGCTGGTGCTCGGAAACAAAGTGGATAAATCAGAAGCTCTTTCAAAGCAGGCGTTAGTGGATCAACTGTAAGTAGTAAAAACATTACTCCAGTTTTCATGCAAGAGCGTCCTTTTTTCTCTGTCTCTCTCTTCGCTTCTAATTACTCGTGATGTTTGTTGTATCAGAGGTCTTAATTCAATCACGGATAGAGAAGTCTGCTGCTACATGATCTCATGTAAAGAGTCTGTAAATATAGATACCGTTATTGATTGGCTTATTAAGCACTCAAAGACAGCAAAATGATGCAAGCTTCCGGTTTGCTGTATGAATCTCATGTAGGAGTTAGCAATGCGGAAAATTGAGCTTAGTTTATGAGAGTTCTTAAAAAACTTATTATTTGATTTATGCTTTGTACATAAAGATTTGTTCTATCTTGCTTCATGAATCTTACTGTTGCATGAATAGAAGCAGAAAGTATGAGAGGTATATACTTGCTCCCAAAACAACATTGTGAAACAAAAGATTCTTATTAAATTTCTACAGTTATTACTAGTAAAGTAAGATCTGAGAAACTACATACTATATACCACCATCTACAAAACATAGAaatacaataataacaacaaacttagtgtaatcccacaagtggggtctggggagagtacgCAGAACTTACCCTTACCTTAAAgctagagaggctgtttccgatagaccctagGCTCAAGAAAAACGAAAAGAAAGGCAGTAGCACGTAACTACAAGAAATCTAGTTCTGATGGGAAAGAAGCAAGACTACTAAACCTGGCAGATGCTTATGACATTATTAATTCAAATGGCTTTAAAGAggctcaaaatagctaaaaaagACAAGAAAATCCAAACTCCAATTCACGACATTGGGTCAAAAACTGAAAGTATGAATCTCTATATGATTGGTTGAGGATTAAAGTGAATATTACTCCCCAAAACCCAAGAATGAAGCCACTTGCCCCACATACATAAAACCCAAATGACAGAATCTTGTCATCTTCATCAAGATTGTTGATTTTGCTATGATCAACAAAAGGGCTTTGAATATCTCTATCTTCAGGACATTCTGCAAGTGGTAGGCCACAAAGTTCATTGTTTCCTTCACATGATGAGGGATCAAAACTCTGCAATTGAGTGCTTGAAGGGATTTTCCCCCGACAAGTTGTTACTCGACATTGTCCAAAGAGGACTAAAAGACACATGATGTGCTTGCAAGTAAGCTTCAGCAAAGCATCAGATAAATCAAGTTCGGGTTGGGAAAAGGGCTATTTACCCCAgcaatataaaataattattatccCCCGCACATCCCCAAATGAGAGCATTGTCTTTACCCCTAGAAAATGTGCGATGTAATTTCCTGGTTCGATTACATTGCTCGATGTAATTGAGTCTTAAACGATAATTGCATAGGTAATCTCTTTTCTTATGAGAATTATGAATCATCCTCATGAATAAGCTTTACTCTACCTTAAGGAGATGTATCCCGTGCAGCTTTAACTAACTCTACTTCTCCATACGCCTATCCTTTAGTTTAGTGGGTCAAGTCTAAgccttcatttatttttattaagatTAAAATGTCTGAATCTAAATACACATCTAGATATTAatatgtgtattaagattaaaatGTCTGAATCTTAAGATGTATTAAGATATGAATACTAAATAATTAAGACTGTTTATTTTATCTACTCTGAATGTGTAAAACTTGTCTTTATTTAAAAACTAATAAATATAAATTCAGATCAATTAGTATAAATTAATCTAATactattaataaaatattttttaaaaattatatgatGGTTGGTGGTGATGATGGCTAACAATGGTGGTTGCAGGTAATGGATGGTGTTGGTGTTGGTTGATAGTGGTGATTATGGGTAGTAGATTGTGAATGACAGTAGCAGTTAACGGTGGTGGCTGATGGTGGTAGTGAGTGATAACTGTAGTTGGTGATATATAGTGGTGATTGATAGTGGTGATTGGTGATTGTTGTGATAATGGTGATTGGTgataatggttgtaaatgatggcTAGTGATAGTGACAACTGATATTCGTGCTTGGCAACAATGGCGGTTGTGGTTGAGTATGGTGGCAATGGGTGGTGGGTGGTGAGTAGTAGTAGGTGGTAATCTATAATAGTAGAGGACAGCGAAAACAATTGTGATGATGATTAGTGGTGGGAGTGTAAGAGTAATAGTGAAATATCATATTTACATAAATCCTTGAATGTATAACATTTTAATGATATTAAGACTCCATTATAAATCTTAATCATTAAGATCAATTCAGACTCATTAAGTGGTTGTAAAATTAAAAAACAGACAGGCTTAATAGTTAAGATCGGAATGATTAAGCTTCAGATCTAAAAAATAAATGCACTTAATGACTGAGATCTAAATAATTAAGcttcagacctccattaagtgcaaacaaatgaggcatAAGACACTTAgaacccgtttggccatagattttaccAAATATTTTTTGGCAAATTGTTCATAAATTTTACCCATATTTTGGAAAATTTCCAAAACCCAATTtgcccaaaatattactattatatttttaaaaaattacccctaacttttatattttataaaagagcccaccatttattattttgtaacaatgctgATTTATCTTGTCGGTTATCTCatagtgtattatgtagttcattataaaaataataa
The sequence above is drawn from the Nicotiana tabacum cultivar K326 chromosome 13, ASM71507v2, whole genome shotgun sequence genome and encodes:
- the LOC107774822 gene encoding receptor-like protein EIX2; translation: MKSDRFLFLNIAFIGLAIGTSSGGDARTTLCIEREREALLKFKEGLIDSHGILSSWGREEEKEECCGWKGVQCSNITGHVVVLDIPAPSYSQALRGNITPSLLELQHLKHLDLSYNNFGRSRIPNFIGSFPRLEYLFLEYANLSGEIPHALGNLTRLQILDLSMNYNLVVKSLEWLPRLPFLLDLDLSGVHIETVNWLQQITKSPSLEQLNLKGCNVPEPIISISHLSSNVSSRLLSSLNLADTGLSSSAFRWLFNLSTRFTSIDLSSNHLAGRIPEAFGYMQHLEFIDLATNILEGGLPKSFGNLSHLRALDLSTNNLNQPLPELFLSLSGKAEKSLEELHLSNNHLSGSLLDITRFSSLKSLYLQENQLNGSFLESYGQTSKIEFLDLSNNQITGPLPNLTAFSAMRELHLNNNQFKGRLPQSIGQLSKLEMLRVESNFMEGPITESHLSNLSSLRVLDLSYNSFSFQLGLNWLPPFQLDVISLSHCKMGPHFPQWLRTQKNYSHLDISFAGISGVAPNWFWDLSPEMMHFSISNNQISGEVPDLASKFVEETNYPTMDFSSNNFSGLVPSFSSNLESLNLSKNKFVGSISFLCKIANALFRTIDLSNNLLSGELHNCLMGFEELAILNLANNNLYGKIPSSIGSLSDIQSLQLRNNNFTGDLPTSLKNCAILQILDVGGNKLSGEIPLWIGSHLTFLVVLSLRLNKFNGSIPQNLCHLNKTHILDLSQNSLSGEIPRCLNNITSLLQNNNSSNPSMLFELGGDSYNGYSYLEEYLGDALVQWKSSESVYNKTLGLLKIIDFSNNELAGNVPEEIAQLDGVLSLNLSRNNLTGNVIQGIGKMEKLESLDLSRNQLTGRIPTSLAQLHFLSVLDLSSNNLSGKIPSSTQLQSFDPSSYEGNNELCGLPLAECPEDRDIQSPFVDHSKINNLDKDDKILSFGFYVCVASGFILGFWGVIFTLVLKQSFRDAYFQKLTNVANWIFVTTIMSLHRLKMLWS
- the LOC107774821 gene encoding ADP-ribosylation factor-like protein 8c: MGLWDSFLNWLRSFFFKQEMELSLVGLQNAGKTSLVNVIATGGYSEDMIPTVGFNMRKVTKGNVTIKLWDLGGQRRFRTMWERYCRGVSAILYVVDAADRDSIPISRTELHELFKKPSLNGIPLLVLGNKVDKSEALSKQALVDQLGLNSITDREVCCYMISCKESVNIDTVIDWLIKHSKTAK